The Watersipora subatra chromosome 1, tzWatSuba1.1, whole genome shotgun sequence genome has a window encoding:
- the LOC137385520 gene encoding uncharacterized protein — protein sequence MTDKIFVGILLAVIYSLVSTEDGACITNKEEIYKSQYLEYSRTQMDDITRGLFHQRNDWLVRQKPVRVAATSQYITNCSQQSPTPISKYTSHVWKWATGDILWPAEFLDGDMDNEMTKHKMEMVEEADYMYTHNTLCGGWKPQRMLESATRSLQIVPVRCDGEELESACDAIPQQSCTNMCLI from the exons ATGACTGACAAAATATTCGTTGGAATTCTGTTAGCTGTTATATATAGTCTGGTATCAACCGAAG ATGGTGCTTGTATTACAAACAAGGAAGAAATTTACAAGAGTCAGTATTTGGAATATAGCCGAACCCAAATGGATGACATAACAAGGGGATTGTTCC ATCAAAGGAATGATTGGTTAGTTAGACAGAAACCTGTCAGGGTGGCTGCTACCAGTCAATATATCACTAACTGTTCACAACAGAGCCCGACGCCAATAAGTAAATACACTTCTCATGTTTGG AAATGGGCTACTGGTGATATCCTATGGCCAGCTGAGTTTCTGGACGGAGACATGGATAATGAAATGACAAAACATAAGATGGAAATGGTTGAAGAGGCTG ACTACATGTACACCCACAATACCCTTTGCGGAGGTTGGAAGCCACAGCGAATGCTTGAGAGTGCAACACGCTCCTTACAGATCGTACCCGTCAGGTGTGATGGAGAAGAGCTGGAATCTGCTTGCGATGCCATTCCTCAGCAAAGCTGTACAAATATGTGTCTTATTTAG